One genomic window of Actinomycetota bacterium includes the following:
- a CDS encoding heavy metal translocating P-type ATPase, with product VLAGNDPRAVVSIISLSRAAHRKALQNLWWAAGYNVAAIPLAAGALAWAGVTLSPAVGAVLMSASTIVVALNAQLLRRIDLRSP from the coding sequence GTGCTGGCGGGCAACGATCCCCGGGCCGTGGTCAGCATCATCTCGCTGTCCCGGGCCGCCCATCGCAAGGCCCTGCAGAACCTGTGGTGGGCCGCCGGCTACAACGTGGCGGCCATCCCGTTGGCGGCCGGGGCCCTGGCCTGGGCGGGCGTCACCCTGTCACCGGCCGTGGGGGCCGTGCTGATGAGCGCCTCCACGATCGTGGTGGCGCTCAACGCACAGCTCCTGAGGCGTATCGACCTGCGCTCCCCCTAG
- a CDS encoding DUF892 family protein produces MSEPNLSSMLASYVRDAHAMEENVLVMLDSMIRTTEDEQMRQRLEEHKTETQEHSRLLEERLDAMDTGGTAIKDIPARMGAFAKGMADLIRSDKPGKNARDGYVTEHLEIAAYQLLERLAERAGDHSTAEVARRIRADEERMAEFINERWDRVLEMTLVQEEVDVTS; encoded by the coding sequence ATGTCGGAACCGAACCTGAGCTCGATGCTCGCGTCCTACGTGCGGGACGCGCACGCGATGGAGGAGAACGTCCTCGTCATGCTCGACTCGATGATCCGGACGACCGAGGACGAGCAGATGCGCCAGCGCCTCGAGGAGCACAAGACCGAGACCCAGGAGCACTCGCGCCTCCTGGAGGAGCGGCTGGACGCGATGGACACCGGCGGTACAGCCATCAAGGACATCCCGGCCCGGATGGGCGCTTTCGCCAAGGGCATGGCGGACCTGATCCGCTCGGACAAGCCCGGGAAGAACGCGCGGGATGGGTACGTCACCGAGCACCTCGAGATCGCGGCCTATCAGCTGCTGGAGCGACTCGCGGAACGGGCTGGGGACCACTCGACGGCCGAGGTCGCCCGCCGCATCCGGGCGGACGAGGAGCGCATGGCCGAGTTCATCAACGAGCGCTGGGACCGCGTCCTGGAGATGACGCTCGTGCAGGAGGAGGTAGACGTAACGAGCTGA